From a region of the Castanea sativa cultivar Marrone di Chiusa Pesio chromosome 10, ASM4071231v1 genome:
- the LOC142613058 gene encoding putative glycosyltransferase At5g03795 yields MDQQLLRLCQVETKSLILVTGMMFAAILVFQYFELPYGNVLSSLFSADKVLVVRNGSISTGHSPNKSEMINNMTVLIGSNTTYAINERANNTEIFNGRDRNPWDASVRDRNGGTNQSLKFDEDINAGKESSSENLVEPNKISMADTVKNVDDGSAPEEAREPEQSFNVKNDTTNSNFSMHKIEKDENSSTSEHIESSDAGFASPSPALPPMTSSHASSQSVVDIDSTPPVVDSNTTLLEKDRTTAPDFNENSGNLRGELIPLGDNSSLNRVTEVNKELEMPTSSVVSISEMNNLLLQNRASYHSVTPQWPSAVDQELLHAKSLVENAPIIKNDPSLYAPLYRNVSMFKRSYELMEDTLKVYIYREGKKPVLHQPRLTGIYASEGWFMKLLEANQKFITKDPRKAHLFYLPFSSQMLEETLYIANSHSFDNLIKFLKNYLDLIEAKYPFWNRTAGADHFLVACHDWAPTETNQLMAKCLRALCNADVKEGFVLGKDVSLPETYVHLVKNPLRDIGGKPASQRSILAFFAGKMHGYLRPILLQHWENKDPDMKIFGRMPKSKGKKNYLRHMKNSKYCICAKGYEVNSPRIVEAILYECVPVIISDNFVPPFFEVLNWESFAVFVLEEDIPNLKSILLSIPEKRYLQLQLRVKKVQKHFLWHAKPEKYDIFHMILHSVWYNRLHQLSPT; encoded by the exons ATGGATCAACAACTGTTACGTTTATGTCAGGTGGAAACCAAGAGTTTGATATTGGTCACAGGCATGATGTTTGCTGCGATTTTAGTGTTCCAGTATTTTGAACTTCCATATGGTAATGTTCTCTCATCTTTATTTTCTGCCGATAAGGTTTTGGTAGTGAGAAATGGTAGCATCTCGACCGGTCATTCACCAAATAAATCTGAGATGATTAATAACATGACGGTTTTGATTGGTTCAAACACTACATATGCTATTAATGAGAGAGCTAATAACACCGAAATCTTCAATGGAAGGGACAGAAATCCATGGGATGCTTCTGTACGAGATAGAAATGGAGGCACAAACCAATCTCTAAAATTTGATGAGGATATCAATGCTGGTAAGGAGTCTTCATCTGAAAATTTGGTAGAgccaaataaaatttcaatggCTGATACCGTCAAAAATGTTGATGATGGATCTGCACCAGAGGAGGCTAGAGAACCTGAACAGAGTTTTAATGTAAAGAATGATACTACAAATAGTAACTTTTCAATGCATAAGATTGAAAAGGATGAAAACTCTTCCACATCAGAACATATTGAAAGTTCAGATGCTGGTTTTGCATCCCCTTCTCCTGCATTACCTCCTATGACTTCATCACATGCATCTTCTCAATCTGTTGTAGATATAGATAGTACACCACCTGTTGTTGATTCCAACACAACTTTATTGGAGAAAGACAGAACAACGGCTCCCGATTTTAATGAAAACTCTGGGAATTTGAGAGGTGAACTCATCCCATTGGGCGATAATTCTTCCCTGAACAGAGTCACTGAGGTGAATAAAGAGCTTGAGATGCCAACCTCTTCAGTGGTTTCAATATCTGAGATGAACAATTTGTTGCTTCAGAATCGTGCTTCATACCATTCAGTG ACACCACAATGGCCTTCAGCAGTTGACCAAGAACTGCTACATGCAAAGTCACTGGTCGAGAATGCACCTATCATAAAGAATGATCCGAGTCTTTATGCCCCTCTTTATAGGAATGTTTCCATGTTCAAAAG GAGCTATGAATTAATGGAAGACACTCTCAAAGTATATATTTACAGGGAAGGAAAAAAACCAGTATTACACCAGCCACGACTCACTGGAATATATGCATCTGAGGGATGGTTCATGAAGCTGCTGGAGGCTAACCAAAAATTCATTACTAAAGACCCTAGAAAAGCCCATCTGTTTTACTTACCCTTCAGCTCTCAAATGTTGGAGGAAACCTTGTATATAGCTAATTCACACAGCTTTGATAACCTTATAAAGTTTTTGAAGAACTATTTGGACCTGATTGAAGCAAAATATCCTTTCTGGAACAGAACTGCGGGAGCCGATCATTTTCTTGTTGCTTGCCATGACTGG GCCCCAACAGAAACAAATCAACTTATGGCTAAATGCTTAAGAGCTCTCTGCAATGCTGATGTCAAAGAAGGTTTTGTTTTAGGCAAGGATGTGTCTCTTCCTGAAACATATGTGCATTTGGTTAAAAATCCACTCAGGGATATTGGAGGCAAACCTGCTTCCCAGAGGTCAATTCTTGCTTTCTTTGCAGGAAAAATGCATGGCTATTTACGGCCAATTCTGTTGCAGCACTGGGAAAATAAAGATCCTGACATGAAAATCTTTGGTCGAATGCCTAAGTCCAAGGGAAAAAAGAACTATCTCCGTCACATGAAGAACAGCAAGTATTGTATATGTGCAAAGGGTTATGAAGTCAACAGCCCACGCATAGTGGAAGCCATACTTTATGAATGCGTCCCAGTGATTATATCTGACAATTTTGTGCCACCcttttttgaagttttgaattGGGAATCCTTTGCTGTGTTTGTCTTGGAGGAGGATATTCCAAATTTGAAGAGTATACTCCTTTCGATCCCAGAGAAGAGGTATCTCCAGCTGCAGTTGAGGGTCAAGAAGGTACAAAAGCATTTTCTTTGGCATGCTAAGCCTGAGAAGTATGATATCTTTCATATGATTCTACACTCAGTTTGGTACAATAGGCTTCATCAATTAAGCCCCACATGA